A part of Amycolatopsis lurida genomic DNA contains:
- a CDS encoding HPF/RaiA family ribosome-associated protein — translation MQIQVNTDHNVHGGEGLAAYVKTDLENSLSRFDGWLTRVEVHLSDNGGTKPEDKKCVIEARPGAKQPVAVTHHATTVDDAYAGAAHKLKSVLDTLHSRAHDHKGGESIRHMAPPEDPAQIGVIEKETEAPTSP, via the coding sequence GTGCAGATCCAAGTCAACACCGACCACAACGTCCATGGCGGCGAGGGACTCGCCGCCTACGTGAAGACGGACTTGGAAAACAGCCTGTCCAGGTTCGATGGCTGGTTGACCCGGGTAGAGGTGCACCTCAGCGACAACGGCGGCACCAAGCCGGAAGACAAGAAGTGCGTGATCGAAGCACGTCCCGGGGCGAAACAGCCCGTCGCGGTGACGCATCACGCGACGACGGTGGACGACGCGTACGCCGGAGCGGCGCACAAACTGAAGAGCGTGCTGGACACCCTGCATTCCCGTGCCCACGATCACAAGGGTGGGGAAAGCATTCGCCACATGGCGCCCCCGGAAGACCCGGCGCAGATCGGTGTGATCGAGAAAGAAACAGAAGCTCCGACCTCTCCCTGA
- a CDS encoding FG-GAP-like repeat-containing protein — MSLPRTAAVVILTAAGLLTAIPAQAVSGGTPAAAGAYSYVAKLTADGRACGGALIEPDLILTSAACFPENPQGGVPVKATTATVGRSSLSGTGGHVVAVTNVITRTDRDVALARIATPITDIAPIPLSTVPGHIPGGDETLSLAGYGRTESEWVPDKLHVGTFKATSSTATALSLTGTNGTDACRGDAGAPIFRAAGARTDVVAVTSASWQHGCFGETTTRQGTTGARVDDITGWIRQQALAPAAKAAGHAITVTWHPLAAADNARYHVYGSATPDVPIDAAHLLGSTAAPAYTQTSLPGKQTRYYRVVAATADGWTSTPTDAVSATTPVSAGNDFTGDGKDDVGAGYDLKNTRVGVYVWPTTASGVGAPELKWSTDGWEAAKARWVTGDFNGDGRTDFAAFYDYLNGTSNLFLWYANASGGFDSQDIKWSGAFRPLNARFTTGDFDGDGRTDIAAAYDNGNADLSMLTWRATAAGFDAPVTQWRTGAGSWNLAQSSWRSGDFNGDGRADLAAFYDYRNNTANLFLWYGKAAGGFDAQNVKWNGGLPSGKAQFVAGDFNGDGRTDLGAAIDLGNANLTFHTWRATATGVDAPVAQWTTGAEQWNLAQSRWTVGDFDGDGRTDLLASYDYGSSNTNLFRWHANGSGGFDAEGVKWSSNGTFNAAQSTMF; from the coding sequence GTGTCCCTCCCCCGCACCGCCGCGGTCGTGATCCTCACCGCGGCGGGCTTACTGACCGCCATTCCCGCCCAGGCCGTTTCCGGCGGAACCCCCGCAGCGGCGGGCGCCTACTCGTACGTCGCGAAGCTCACCGCCGACGGCCGTGCCTGCGGTGGCGCGCTCATCGAACCCGACTTGATCCTCACCTCCGCCGCCTGCTTCCCCGAGAACCCGCAGGGTGGCGTGCCTGTCAAGGCGACCACCGCGACCGTCGGGCGGAGCTCGCTCAGCGGCACCGGCGGCCACGTCGTGGCCGTCACGAACGTCATCACCCGCACCGACCGCGACGTCGCCCTCGCCCGGATCGCCACGCCGATCACCGACATCGCGCCGATCCCGCTCAGCACCGTCCCGGGTCACATCCCCGGCGGTGACGAAACGCTCAGCCTCGCCGGGTACGGCCGCACTGAAAGCGAATGGGTGCCGGACAAGCTGCACGTCGGCACGTTCAAGGCGACGTCGTCGACGGCGACCGCCCTCTCGCTCACCGGGACCAACGGCACCGACGCCTGCCGTGGGGACGCGGGCGCGCCGATCTTCCGCGCCGCCGGCGCTCGTACCGACGTCGTCGCCGTCACGAGCGCGTCGTGGCAGCACGGCTGCTTCGGGGAGACCACGACGCGACAGGGCACCACCGGTGCCCGCGTCGACGACATCACCGGGTGGATCCGCCAGCAGGCCCTTGCCCCGGCGGCGAAGGCGGCGGGCCACGCCATCACCGTGACGTGGCACCCACTGGCCGCCGCGGACAACGCGCGCTACCACGTGTACGGCTCGGCCACCCCGGACGTGCCGATCGACGCCGCGCACCTGCTCGGCAGCACCGCCGCCCCGGCCTATACGCAGACCTCCTTGCCCGGCAAGCAAACCCGCTACTACCGCGTCGTCGCGGCGACCGCGGACGGCTGGACGAGCACACCGACCGACGCCGTGTCCGCGACCACCCCGGTCTCGGCCGGCAACGACTTCACCGGCGACGGCAAGGACGACGTCGGCGCGGGCTACGACCTGAAGAACACCCGCGTCGGTGTGTACGTTTGGCCGACGACCGCGTCCGGCGTAGGAGCCCCGGAGCTGAAGTGGAGCACCGACGGCTGGGAGGCCGCAAAGGCCCGCTGGGTCACCGGCGACTTCAACGGCGACGGCCGCACCGACTTCGCCGCGTTTTACGACTATCTGAACGGCACTTCGAACCTGTTCCTCTGGTACGCCAACGCCTCCGGCGGGTTCGACAGCCAGGACATCAAGTGGAGCGGCGCCTTCCGGCCGCTGAATGCCCGGTTCACCACCGGTGACTTCGACGGCGACGGCCGCACGGACATCGCCGCCGCCTACGACAACGGCAACGCCGACCTGAGCATGCTGACCTGGCGCGCGACGGCGGCCGGGTTCGACGCCCCGGTCACGCAGTGGCGCACCGGAGCGGGCAGCTGGAACCTCGCGCAGTCGAGCTGGCGGAGCGGCGACTTCAACGGCGACGGCCGGGCCGACCTGGCCGCGTTCTACGACTACCGGAACAACACGGCGAACCTGTTCCTCTGGTACGGCAAAGCCGCCGGCGGGTTCGACGCGCAGAACGTCAAGTGGAACGGCGGCCTCCCGTCCGGGAAGGCGCAGTTCGTCGCCGGTGACTTCAATGGCGACGGGCGCACCGACCTCGGCGCCGCGATCGACCTGGGCAACGCGAACCTGACATTCCACACCTGGCGCGCCACTGCCACCGGCGTCGACGCGCCGGTGGCCCAGTGGACCACTGGGGCCGAGCAGTGGAACCTCGCCCAGTCCCGCTGGACCGTGGGCGACTTCGACGGCGACGGCCGCACCGACCTGCTCGCCTCCTACGACTACGGCAGCTCGAACACCAACCTGTTCCGCTGGCACGCCAACGGTTCCGGTGGATTCGACGCCGAAGGCGTGAAGTGGAGCAGCAACGGCACCTTCAACGCCGCCCAGTCGACGATGTTCTGA
- a CDS encoding acyl-CoA dehydrogenase family protein — protein sequence MKTLLEPAAPEALSEPRTVETIAAMVRLLMQNGVLDLPLPGGGDTWGRWTTLAGLGRRDLVLGRLAEGHTDALAILAEAGREPVPGALYGVWAARSAGTGAAVVGGALTGTVRFCSGAQVLDRALVVADYEDGPPILLEVGLDEPGVQALPETWQAIGMDASDSGDVRFDGVPMTSDHIVGEPGWYASRPRFSLGGAGVAAVWLGGCAAVVDSVTAYLRARGAADDHQYAHLGALHTALHQADALLVRTAEVVDTEQDEDLPLLTGFCRAAVEHAARQVLDIAPEITGPAALCRDRLLPRQLADLMVYVRQHHGARDLAALAVGLLKDGRR from the coding sequence ATGAAGACCCTGCTCGAACCGGCCGCACCGGAAGCTTTGTCGGAGCCGAGAACCGTCGAGACCATCGCCGCCATGGTGCGGTTGCTGATGCAGAACGGGGTCCTCGACCTGCCGCTTCCGGGGGGAGGCGATACGTGGGGCCGCTGGACGACGCTCGCCGGGCTGGGGCGTCGCGACCTGGTGCTCGGCCGGCTCGCGGAGGGACATACCGACGCCCTCGCGATTCTGGCCGAAGCCGGCCGTGAGCCCGTACCGGGCGCGCTGTACGGCGTCTGGGCCGCCCGTTCGGCTGGTACCGGCGCGGCCGTCGTGGGCGGCGCGCTCACCGGTACCGTCCGGTTCTGTTCCGGCGCTCAAGTCCTCGACCGTGCCCTGGTGGTGGCGGATTACGAGGACGGGCCACCGATCCTGCTGGAAGTCGGCCTGGACGAACCGGGCGTCCAGGCGCTGCCGGAAACGTGGCAGGCCATCGGGATGGACGCCTCCGACAGCGGTGACGTCCGGTTCGACGGGGTCCCGATGACCTCGGACCATATCGTCGGCGAGCCGGGCTGGTACGCGTCCCGGCCGAGGTTCAGCCTTGGCGGCGCGGGCGTCGCGGCGGTGTGGCTCGGTGGCTGTGCGGCCGTCGTGGACTCGGTGACGGCGTACCTGCGCGCACGCGGCGCGGCGGACGACCACCAGTACGCCCACCTCGGCGCGCTGCACACCGCGCTCCACCAGGCCGACGCGCTGCTCGTGCGGACGGCGGAAGTCGTCGACACCGAACAGGACGAGGACCTGCCCCTGCTGACCGGATTCTGCCGGGCCGCCGTCGAGCACGCGGCCCGGCAGGTCCTGGACATCGCACCGGAGATCACCGGGCCGGCGGCGCTCTGCCGGGATCGACTGCTGCCCCGGCAGCTGGCCGATCTGATGGTCTACGTCCGGCAGCATCACGGCGCTCGGGACCTCGCGGCCTTGGCCGTCGGACTTCTGAAAGACGGGCGACGGTGA
- a CDS encoding bifunctional PIG-L family deacetylase/class I SAM-dependent methyltransferase, translating to MRRVCVVAAHPDDETLGVSGLIQRLHTHGAKIRLVVATDGEAAFPRSSAADRRSLGARRRLELLEALRCQGMADVEPVWAGFPDSALIDHEAELTDIIREVAADSELCLAPWPEDPHPDHQVAGRAAFRAAPLGAHRWSYPIWLWHMVAPDDPAIPWARAAEVRLDDASAMIKTKAVQAFQSQLEPGPGGEDPILTPEILEHFGRDREILFHEPRTTSTPVSRFETLYREPDPWAMDSWYERRKRTVALAALPRERYAFAVEPACGTGALTLDLADRCDRVYAFDPVPAALSVARDRTAHLSTVECAAGTLPDGMRGPADLVVLSEILYYLSEADLTATLDRTVASLSPGGQVLAVHWRPQAPDAPHHGSQVHERLRTHSGLRSLVTYSEADFLVDVLARR from the coding sequence GTGCGGCGCGTCTGCGTCGTCGCCGCACACCCGGACGATGAGACTCTGGGCGTTTCCGGACTCATTCAACGGCTGCATACCCACGGAGCCAAGATCCGGCTGGTCGTCGCGACTGACGGAGAAGCCGCGTTCCCCCGCTCCTCGGCCGCCGACCGCCGATCTCTCGGAGCTCGTCGGCGCCTGGAGCTGCTGGAAGCGTTGCGGTGCCAAGGGATGGCGGACGTCGAACCGGTATGGGCAGGTTTTCCCGACTCCGCGCTCATCGACCACGAGGCCGAACTGACCGACATCATCCGTGAAGTGGCCGCGGACAGCGAACTCTGCCTGGCTCCATGGCCGGAAGACCCTCATCCGGACCATCAGGTGGCGGGCCGAGCCGCGTTCCGCGCCGCACCCCTGGGCGCGCACCGATGGTCCTACCCGATCTGGCTGTGGCATATGGTGGCCCCGGACGACCCGGCCATCCCCTGGGCGCGGGCCGCGGAAGTCCGGCTCGACGACGCGAGCGCGATGATCAAAACGAAAGCCGTCCAAGCTTTCCAGTCGCAACTGGAGCCGGGCCCGGGCGGGGAAGATCCGATCCTGACACCGGAGATACTGGAGCACTTCGGGCGCGACAGGGAGATCCTGTTCCACGAGCCGAGGACGACATCGACGCCGGTGAGCAGATTCGAGACGCTCTACCGCGAACCCGATCCGTGGGCGATGGACAGCTGGTACGAACGTCGCAAAAGGACGGTCGCCCTGGCCGCTCTTCCACGCGAGCGGTACGCCTTCGCGGTGGAACCCGCGTGCGGCACCGGAGCCCTGACACTGGACCTGGCCGACCGCTGCGACCGGGTCTACGCCTTCGACCCGGTGCCTGCCGCTCTCTCGGTCGCCCGCGATCGCACGGCGCATCTGTCCACAGTGGAGTGCGCAGCGGGCACGCTCCCGGACGGGATGCGAGGTCCGGCGGATCTGGTGGTACTGAGTGAAATTCTCTACTATTTGAGCGAGGCGGACCTGACGGCGACACTGGACCGCACCGTGGCCTCACTAAGCCCGGGTGGGCAAGTGCTTGCCGTGCACTGGCGACCGCAAGCTCCGGACGCACCGCACCACGGCTCCCAGGTCCACGAACGGCTGCGAACGCACTCAGGCCTGCGGAGTCTGGTGACGTACAGTGAGGCCGACTTCCTGGTCGATGTTCTGGCACGCCGTTGA
- a CDS encoding gamma carbonic anhydrase family protein, whose protein sequence is MRIRHRDREPRVHADAYVAPTATLIGDVEVAAHARVLSGAVLDAEGSRVTIGEYGIIGEHAVLRASAVAGPQPVDVGDHVLVGPHATLLGCTVGRCSYLATAVTVLQTARLGEGTTVAVGALVHARTETPAEYFVPPFTVALGSPVRLLAAGDPALPDAIREVGFAETAFGATATWTDRIRRAEHATETRSAEFGAHQDDVVL, encoded by the coding sequence ATGCGCATTCGACATCGTGACCGGGAGCCCCGGGTGCACGCCGACGCCTACGTGGCGCCGACCGCGACCCTCATCGGGGACGTGGAAGTGGCCGCACACGCACGTGTTCTGTCGGGCGCCGTGCTGGACGCCGAAGGCTCACGGGTGACGATCGGCGAATACGGCATCATCGGCGAGCACGCCGTGCTCCGCGCGTCCGCGGTGGCCGGACCGCAACCGGTCGACGTCGGCGATCACGTACTCGTCGGCCCGCACGCGACCTTGCTGGGGTGCACGGTCGGCCGGTGCTCCTACCTGGCGACAGCGGTGACCGTGCTGCAGACCGCGCGGCTCGGCGAGGGCACCACCGTCGCGGTCGGCGCCCTGGTGCACGCGCGCACCGAGACCCCGGCCGAGTACTTCGTACCGCCCTTCACGGTCGCGCTGGGCAGCCCGGTCCGGCTGCTCGCCGCCGGCGACCCGGCCTTGCCCGACGCCATCCGCGAGGTGGGCTTCGCCGAAACCGCGTTCGGAGCCACAGCCACCTGGACCGACCGGATCCGGCGCGCCGAACACGCCACCGAAACACGCTCGGCCGAATTCGGCGCCCACCAGGACGACGTCGTGCTCTAG
- a CDS encoding polymorphic toxin type 17 domain-containing protein, which translates to MVGALVAGTAGAGPVAAAETPSGGAADRARVLAIVRTGTPGVTRAAEIALTGSDAEVAEFLRTGEATARAQDDRVRVGQLLATGGRGLREAAQAALNGTPEDVRAFLADGWRAPLEQDQRVRVGQIMSTGGRGVREAAQAALNGTAEDVWRFLVSGQFEPAERDNRVLVGRIMVEGGPNVQQAAQVALAGTPDDVKEFLRSGQYIARARDQETTSVAQLAALAKESGAEAVRETEAAKEASARAVEASRHAKEAAQRAAQETEAAKNDAGRAAEAAGRAADSAGRAADAAQAAIAAANAANAAARVAANAAAKAASAAAAAGQAAVRARNAAAAAASDAGQADAARRAAVDARAVAAAANLAADAATAAGSAAVNAASAAGSARSAGANADAAAVAAAAAAGYAGSAGAEAQRARNAAATAKRKAAEANRAANAAESFANEAASAAAEASRAARSAAGHAEAAATAAEEAAKHAGEAQDAAKEATIHAEASLRAADAATAAAAEAARIEETARKSEADRLANDTAEAVGTAEQAKQAYDTRRADAEWDAAEAARLDQETQRLIAEAEAPETTDATKVADGRKIAVQLRRTGGSWTIAAAEAALSGTDADVLAFVRTQRRIAAEQDDRARVAFLADSTDKAAKKTAAETALFGAYPAVQTFLRTQYYDGKVADDRVRVGQIMSTGGPATKEAAQQALNGTPADVEQFLATGQYVAAEHDDRIAVGRIISTGGPNIKAAGQVALAGPPSFLRIFLQVGQYKAQRMDHDAATHAAEVRRYVAEANRLAADARASAAEAARAAAVARNAANEAQTYADQANRAADEARRYADQAKESARQAQESADAAARSAQQARDAANAAQKSARAAEQSAAEASASAARARIYSAEAQAAAADARASAIAAGKSANEAAQAAADALKIYSDKRAAEDRAQRENPVPVPPDPGGDADPVVPREMALEGGMSLADLAGLLVDLASMFDPTPVSNIGSGLMSLFQGDWAGVVLSAAGAIPGLGAGADFAKAARRIEKGFGFLAPYISRKGFLENALHNVKGLSPDHANRAFSVMNTLHRDAEKYLSGKGPEYIQALKAARLPTMGPIRFVPADTFKPSTPRRSYNDAYGNEWRWNSNQNEWDVQIKNGDGKMDYFAKDKGHANISPEGRVTHK; encoded by the coding sequence GTGGTTGGCGCGTTGGTGGCGGGAACGGCGGGCGCCGGACCGGTCGCCGCGGCGGAGACCCCGTCAGGCGGCGCGGCCGACCGGGCGCGGGTACTGGCGATAGTGCGGACCGGCACACCGGGGGTGACCAGGGCCGCGGAGATCGCCCTGACGGGCTCCGACGCGGAGGTCGCCGAGTTCCTGCGGACCGGTGAGGCGACGGCGCGGGCGCAGGACGACCGCGTCCGGGTCGGGCAGCTGCTCGCCACCGGCGGCCGCGGCCTCCGGGAAGCGGCGCAAGCCGCGTTGAACGGGACCCCCGAGGACGTCCGGGCCTTCCTGGCCGACGGCTGGCGCGCCCCGCTCGAGCAGGACCAGCGGGTCCGGGTCGGGCAGATCATGAGCACCGGGGGACGCGGTGTCCGTGAGGCCGCGCAGGCGGCGTTGAACGGGACCGCCGAGGACGTCTGGCGATTCCTGGTCAGCGGGCAGTTCGAGCCTGCCGAGCGCGACAACCGCGTGCTCGTCGGGCGGATCATGGTCGAGGGCGGCCCCAACGTGCAGCAGGCGGCCCAGGTCGCGCTCGCGGGCACGCCTGACGACGTCAAGGAGTTCCTCCGCAGCGGTCAGTACATCGCCCGCGCTCGCGACCAGGAGACGACGTCGGTCGCGCAGCTCGCGGCACTGGCGAAGGAGTCCGGGGCAGAGGCTGTCCGGGAAACCGAGGCGGCCAAGGAGGCTTCGGCCCGCGCGGTGGAGGCGTCCCGGCATGCCAAGGAGGCCGCACAGCGGGCGGCCCAGGAGACCGAGGCAGCGAAGAACGACGCGGGCCGGGCGGCGGAGGCGGCCGGGCGGGCGGCGGATTCGGCCGGACGCGCCGCGGACGCCGCGCAGGCCGCGATCGCGGCGGCGAACGCGGCGAACGCGGCCGCACGGGTCGCGGCGAACGCCGCGGCCAAGGCCGCCTCCGCCGCCGCGGCCGCGGGTCAGGCCGCGGTCCGTGCCCGCAACGCCGCCGCCGCGGCGGCCAGTGACGCCGGCCAGGCCGACGCCGCCCGCCGGGCCGCGGTCGATGCCCGGGCCGTCGCCGCGGCGGCCAACCTCGCCGCCGACGCGGCCACGGCGGCCGGTTCCGCCGCGGTGAACGCGGCTTCAGCGGCCGGCTCGGCCCGCAGTGCCGGGGCCAACGCCGACGCCGCCGCGGTCGCGGCGGCGGCCGCCGCCGGGTACGCCGGTTCCGCCGGGGCCGAAGCCCAGCGGGCAAGGAACGCCGCCGCGACGGCGAAGCGGAAGGCCGCGGAGGCCAACCGCGCCGCGAACGCCGCGGAGTCGTTCGCCAACGAGGCCGCGAGCGCGGCGGCCGAGGCCTCCCGGGCGGCCCGCTCGGCGGCCGGCCACGCGGAGGCGGCGGCTACCGCGGCCGAAGAGGCGGCCAAGCACGCCGGAGAGGCCCAGGACGCGGCCAAGGAAGCCACAATCCACGCCGAAGCGTCGCTTCGCGCGGCAGACGCGGCGACGGCGGCGGCGGCCGAGGCGGCGAGGATCGAAGAGACCGCCCGGAAGAGCGAGGCCGACCGGCTCGCGAACGACACCGCCGAAGCGGTCGGGACCGCGGAGCAGGCGAAACAGGCGTACGACACGCGACGGGCCGACGCCGAGTGGGACGCGGCCGAGGCGGCCAGGCTGGACCAGGAGACCCAGCGGCTGATCGCCGAGGCGGAGGCCCCCGAAACGACGGACGCCACCAAGGTGGCCGACGGGCGGAAGATCGCCGTCCAGCTCCGCAGGACCGGCGGCTCTTGGACTATCGCGGCCGCGGAGGCGGCGCTGAGCGGGACCGACGCCGACGTGCTCGCGTTCGTGCGGACCCAGCGCCGGATCGCGGCCGAGCAGGACGACCGCGCTCGCGTCGCCTTCCTGGCCGACTCCACGGACAAGGCCGCGAAGAAGACCGCCGCGGAGACCGCGCTGTTCGGTGCTTACCCGGCTGTCCAGACCTTCCTGCGCACCCAGTACTACGACGGCAAGGTCGCTGACGACCGGGTCCGCGTCGGCCAGATCATGAGCACCGGCGGCCCCGCCACGAAGGAGGCCGCGCAGCAAGCGCTGAACGGCACCCCGGCGGACGTCGAGCAGTTCCTCGCCACGGGGCAATACGTCGCGGCCGAGCACGACGACCGGATCGCCGTCGGCCGGATCATCAGCACCGGCGGGCCGAACATCAAGGCGGCCGGGCAGGTCGCGCTGGCGGGCCCGCCGTCGTTCCTGCGGATCTTCCTCCAGGTCGGGCAGTACAAGGCCCAGCGGATGGACCACGACGCGGCGACCCACGCCGCCGAGGTCCGGCGTTATGTCGCGGAGGCGAACCGGCTGGCCGCAGATGCCAGGGCGAGCGCGGCCGAAGCGGCGCGCGCCGCGGCGGTGGCGCGCAACGCGGCCAACGAGGCGCAAACCTATGCCGACCAGGCGAATCGGGCGGCGGACGAGGCGCGGCGTTACGCGGATCAGGCCAAAGAGTCCGCGCGGCAGGCGCAGGAGTCGGCAGACGCGGCCGCACGTTCCGCGCAGCAGGCCCGTGACGCCGCCAATGCGGCACAAAAGTCCGCGCGAGCGGCTGAGCAGTCCGCGGCCGAGGCTTCGGCATCCGCCGCACGGGCCAGGATCTACTCGGCCGAGGCACAGGCGGCCGCGGCGGACGCACGCGCGTCCGCTATCGCCGCCGGCAAGTCCGCCAACGAAGCCGCGCAGGCCGCCGCGGACGCCCTGAAGATCTACTCGGACAAGCGTGCCGCGGAAGACAGGGCACAACGCGAGAACCCGGTACCGGTTCCCCCGGACCCCGGTGGCGACGCCGATCCGGTGGTGCCCAGGGAAATGGCCCTCGAGGGTGGCATGTCGCTGGCCGATCTCGCTGGGCTGCTAGTCGACCTCGCGAGCATGTTCGACCCGACACCGGTCAGCAATATCGGGTCCGGGCTGATGAGCCTCTTCCAGGGCGACTGGGCCGGTGTGGTGCTCTCGGCCGCCGGCGCCATCCCCGGCCTCGGCGCGGGTGCCGACTTCGCCAAGGCCGCGCGACGAATCGAGAAGGGTTTCGGGTTCCTCGCGCCGTATATCAGCCGAAAGGGCTTCCTGGAAAACGCCCTGCACAACGTGAAGGGACTTTCACCGGATCACGCCAACCGGGCCTTCAGCGTGATGAACACCCTGCACCGAGACGCGGAAAAGTATCTCAGCGGCAAGGGACCCGAGTACATACAAGCGCTCAAAGCCGCGCGGCTGCCCACGATGGGGCCGATCCGGTTCGTGCCGGCCGACACCTTCAAACCGAGTACTCCCAGGCGGTCGTACAACGACGCGTACGGTAACGAGTGGCGATGGAACTCGAACCAGAACGAATGGGACGTCCAGATCAAGAACGGCGACGGTAAGATGGACTACTTCGCCAAGGACAAGGGGCATGCCAACATTTCCCCCGAGGGACGTGTGACACACAAATGA
- a CDS encoding glycosyltransferase: MITSVGVLIPARDEETDLPACLRALAVALRELPPELERRVCVVADRCRDDTAKLARDAGTEVLVNARDLPIGAIRALGAQHLLRGLDHHASARTVLLSTDADTLVDRDWAVRHVRRAEAGWDAVAGTAKLKTALAANAQPRYEALLANARTAAGHGNVYGANLSIRASAYHAVGGFLPIRTAEDHDLWRRLAHAGFRLVYAEEAKVETSARLNGRAPDGLSTLLRALARAS; this comes from the coding sequence TTGATCACGTCCGTGGGCGTGCTGATCCCGGCGCGCGACGAAGAAACCGATCTCCCGGCCTGCCTGCGGGCGCTGGCTGTCGCCCTGCGCGAACTGCCTCCGGAACTGGAACGGCGGGTCTGTGTGGTGGCCGACCGCTGCCGTGACGACACCGCCAAGCTGGCCAGGGACGCGGGAACGGAGGTCCTCGTCAACGCTCGCGACCTGCCGATCGGAGCGATCCGGGCGCTGGGCGCACAACACCTGCTTCGCGGGCTGGATCACCACGCATCGGCCCGTACCGTGCTGTTGAGCACGGACGCGGACACCCTAGTCGACCGAGACTGGGCGGTCCGTCATGTCCGCCGGGCGGAGGCGGGCTGGGACGCCGTGGCCGGCACAGCGAAGCTGAAAACCGCGTTGGCGGCCAACGCGCAGCCACGCTATGAGGCACTGCTCGCGAACGCACGAACCGCCGCGGGCCATGGGAACGTCTACGGAGCCAACCTGTCGATCAGGGCGAGCGCCTACCACGCGGTCGGCGGTTTCCTCCCGATCCGGACCGCCGAAGACCACGACCTGTGGCGTCGTCTCGCCCACGCCGGATTCCGGCTGGTCTATGCCGAGGAAGCGAAAGTCGAGACGAGCGCCCGCCTGAACGGCCGAGCGCCGGACGGCCTCTCGACATTGTTGCGTGCCCTTGCCCGAGCCTCATGA